The following DNA comes from Magnolia sinica isolate HGM2019 chromosome 18, MsV1, whole genome shotgun sequence.
gtgattttttcccATAAAGGTTTTTTTACGTTatatctttgtgttctcttgtgtttgcttagtgctcttggattgctatccaaGATCCATCTATATGTGATTCCATAGTCCAAAACTCAATATTTTCAATCATGCATGCCTTCTCCCCACTCTTCCCCATGGCTTGGTCTACTAGAGCTTTAGATGTGCTTAttatgggctcatgacctaaaataagctaATAAAATTGTTAAAAGGGCATGGCGAGATATAATGGGCCCTACAAAGTTCACTTAAGTACTCTAACCGTGcaacccaatttgatgtatgtgttgtatatccacaccatccattagcggttctagctcatttttgggcatggtctcaaagatgaagtatatccaaatctcaagtgggctacatagtagagattgaatgtcccctattaaaaacttcttggagtcacaaaagtattggattaagttgatatttgtatttttccaacGTCCATACCTGTCTATGTGACATTAatgggttggatagaaaataaacattttggatctgctttaattttgggaccatgccttaaTCCTAGAATAACaagaaaaaactgatggatgatatggacatacaatacatgcatcaaggtaaaattgatggatggcatggatatataacacatacatcaaggtgggccccacagggaaaCATCCACTGCCGTGTTACACAGACAACACTTAATCCACTCCCCATTTGGTAAATGGCTCGTGGCAGGAATGTCCATctaatgggacccactgtgatggaAATTGAATCAAGTCATGCGACCTAGCCATCTAAGCAACGGTCTACTATAAGTTAAACAACGTTAAGTGATGGATATGGTATACCAAGAATCATAATATTCGAAGCATCGTCCATCTGTAACGAGGAACACTAGTTACACAGTTCAGATGGATGGATAAACCTTTCCAATTCTAACATAGAGAGATAGCTCCCGACCATGTTCCGGTTCCTCCGCCTCTCACCGTATCATCTCCCATCACCTGCGGACTACCATTTCTTCCTTTACTCGTGGCTATTTTCCACTTTCTCAGAAAAACACTACAGCTCGTTCGACTAGTTTTTCCCCCACTAGCTCGCCTCTCCCTCTATCCAGATAAAAAGCACACCAAAAACCCCTCTGATAATAAATGCTTACAGCGtacaagttaaaaaaaaaaagcaatccgAACGAAAAAGTCTATCTTTCTATTTTATTTAAGAGACGCTTGCCCGTCGTTTTCAATACCCTCAGCTCATAGGAAGAGGCGAAGACATGCAACCAAAACCGTCGGTTCGAATATCTAAACCCCATATATCTCTCGCTCTGTGTCTCCCTTATTTCCCCTTTCCCTTTCCTGTCCCGCATATACACCGAAATGAAAGAAGAACACTGCCCTCATCCCCATCATCAGCATCCAAGAAGGCTCCTTCACCTCATCTTCTCCCCTAAGCTATTCACCAAAGCAACGGTGTATATCCTCCTCCTCACCCTCTCCTACGCCTTCGGCTTCTTCTCCGCTTCCACTGCCCTAACCAAACCCTCTCCTGATTTCAAAACCCCCCGCAGACCCGACAATTCCGACTCTCTGAACCCGAACCACGACCTCTTCCGGTTCAACACCCGGTGCGCAGACCCGGTCCCGTCCAAGTTCGTCCGTCAGACGATCCTCGACCGGGTCTATAACGGCACGTCCCCGTTCGATGGCTTCCCACCTCCGCATGCCGCCCCCCTCCTTCGTGAGAAGCGGATCAAGGGATGGGGCTCGACCGGCGCCGTCTTCGAGAACCTTATCCGGAAGGTGCAGCCGCGGACGATCGTTGAGGTCGGCACCTTCCTGGGTGCGTCGGCGATCCACATGGCCGAATTGACCCGCCGACTCGGTCTGAAGACTCAGATCCTCTGTGTCGACGACTTCCGCGGCTGGCCCGGTTTTCGCGGCAGATTTCGGGACTTGAAGATGGTGAACGGGGATGTAACGCTCATGTACCAGTTCATGCAGAACGTGGCGCACGTTAACGCGACGGAGATTGTGCTGCACGTGCCGCACTCGAGCGCGTCGGCCCTGGCCAAGATGTGTGAGTGGGGCGTGTATGCCGACCTGATCGAGGTGGACGCGGGCCACTATTTCCACTCAGCGTGGGCAGATATCAACCGTGCATATGCAATCTTGAGGCCCGGCGGGGTGTTGTTCGGCCACGATTACTTCACCGCGGAGGATAATAGAGGCGTGCGCCGGGCGGTCAATCTGTTTGCTAAGGCCAAGGGGTTGAGGGTAGAAATTGACGGAGAGCATTGGGTCATCGCTTCGCGTTAGGTCGGGGTCGCGTCTAATGTGCGCTTGGGGGCGGATGTAAAGAAATTTAATTTTAGTCGAATGTATAATAGATTATACATGGTACATAAGATGTATGTGAGATATGAATAAGAGGAGTAATAAAGGAGACGGTGGCATCGCTGGATTGGTGTTGTCCGGAGAACACAGAACTGGTCGCCTACAACGGGCTGTAGGCTTAGTTAACCTACGATCCGTTATTTTGACAGACATTTTGTATCTGTACCCATCCCATAGCTTTGAAGGGCGAAAttggaaataaaaatttattgatTTTGTGGAAAAGGAACGTACCGTACGAACGATTTATCGATTGTTGGAGTGACATTCAAAGACAAAGAGAGAGGATTTGTACTGTGTTGCAAATAGTCGGGATTTGTGccaagcagaggatccggattcgttttcttttcttttgcacgAGGcacttctcattttcttttttactttttatttttgacCGCCTCTTTCTAGCCGCGCTGGTACCTTTCACTAGCGATTTTCATGAAATCGGAATTGGATTCGGTagatgatgtatgagttttatacaTGCCGTACATTCATTTTGGAAGCATGTTtcagggtataagcccaaaaataaggaagatccacgccacaagaagcagtgggaatagtgatgcccaccattgaaagctacctagggcccaccttggtcaTATAAACCTAGATAGATAGATGgaggaaaacaaaaatcagcttgatccaagacctaagaaggtttcaaccataggcattcaatccatggtgtggtcctcttgagctttggatctgcttcattctcgGAATGATACACTAAAATGagcttcaaaaaatggatggacagcggggAAATGTTTTCTCTAATATGAGCCAGGTCCAAATGATCCAAAGAGAGGACTCTGCCAATGGGCTGAGGGAAGATCATCCGAATCCCataaaatccaccccgtacatcaacatcaggtgggccacaccctatgAAAAAAAAGTTTGGATAGGATAGAACGTTCACGGTTGATCCACGTGATGAATTGTCTGTATCTTGGTGATGTGCGAGTGGGGTTCATAGGTGCTTCTTGACTTCATCAGACCGGCAGTAGCTTTGTCTAGATCTGAACACTCATCGGgtagacggaagcggattgggtgttgCCCttaccaagtggggcccaccttgatgatgtgttgtatatccactccatccatccgtttctccagcccattttaggtgtgaacccaaaaattaaccagatccaaatctcaggtggcccacaccacaggaaacagtggtaacttagtgcctcaccattaaaaattccatacGGCTCTTCgtaacgtttatttcccatccaacctgtttgatAATATAAAGAAGACccgtatgaagggaaaataaaagttaagcttgatccgaaacttttgtggcccatgaaaagtttttaataatcattcatcactgtttttagTACTATGGTTCATATGAGATTAGGATCTGTGGGTGGACCCGCTTGATCTCCATGCAGGGCCTCTTGTCCAGTGGCCAGTGGGCAACACGTCTATATAAGTGAAAGGGGCGGCAAGGAAGAAAACTATACGAGAACTTATTCAATATAGACACGTGGCAGACAACGAGCTGACCAGCTTTACTTTTCGCTGGTGCACACCACTTGCTGGCTTGCACACACGTCGCACATTTGTCGTGCTGGCATGTGTGCCTTGCAAGTCAAACCCCCTTTGCAAGGCTCCTGCTACGGTAACTTGCTACCACACACTTGTCAGGCAATTGGAACCGTTCATCAAACCAGCCACCATTGAAGAATCTATAGATAGGTAAACATTTACGGTGGTTGGCTTATCTCATTGGTTGCATCAGCGAGCTGAAAACGGGCGTGTAACTTGAGCGAGCGATTGTCCACATTCAATGACCCAAAATTACATCAATCAGTTTCCCATAATTGTCTACTCTCTATGATTTTCGGTATATTCTGTCGGGATACTGGCCCCACTAGATCAACAATCCTGATTGCCTTGTagatatgccacatgtacagtggaGATGATTAAGAAAGGAAATCCTCCTTATCTTGGAAGCCTTCATGagccgttaaaaaaaaaaacaaaaaaacaaaaaaaaaaaacaaaaagcttTTCTCATTTTTTCAACCCGTTACATTCGCATTCGTAAGTTGGGTTACTTGTGATAAAATAACAGAGAAGTCTTTCTTATGCTATTAAAATAAGGGAGGGAGGGATATGACATCAAGCAATATCTGATATCttaagagggagagagggagatgacATTAAACAATATCTAATATCTTAAGTAGGATTCTAAAACAATTCGGTGATTAGAACATCATAAATCAGCACAAGGCCATAAGCAAGAGTTGAATGTTCAAAGTAGGAATGTAGGATGATTCAGTCACTATCGATCTTAACCGAAGAATAGAATATACCCTAGTCAGATTGATTACAAGGTTGTAAGAGCAACTCAATCAATAACAATTGCCTGAGAAATGTATTTTTCAATGCTAATAAACTACATTATCAAGACATGTGAAATgtggatttttcttcttctttacatTTTCCAATCTGTGATTTCAAGTATCTTTCATTTCTGCGGTGATGGTCCTATGTGTATGATGTTGCCATTagaggttggatgatctttgcttGCTGATGAATAAACAAGGAAGTCTTTCTTTTTCTCCAGTAACAACATAAATACTTGCCTCTGATAGTTTGAAAACAGCTACTAGGGGAAAATAGCCTGTTTGGTTTGCAATCAGCAGGCCAGCTTTCGTGCAGGGCACCACTGATCAGACCATATAGAATATCCCTGACTATTTCATTTTGATTGGGCGAAGAATTACAAGTGAGAGAAGATATGAAACGAATAAGAAACATTGTGCATCTTAACAGTTTTCCACTTCCACCAAACACTTCATATTTACAGATTCAAATACATTTGACACAATTGCAAAAAGGGATTTACACAGTCAAAACAGGGCCCAAGAAAAACACAGCTAAATGTGGCGGTGTCAATCTTCAACTCATCACTAAAAGAAGAGTTATGCAAACTATCCCTATGAAAAAAACCATTTTTTGTATGAACAAGACTTGTTTTGCTCTCCCGAATATCCAAATGGCTGGAATGAAGCCAATGGCTCTTTGAGCTTGAGATCAAACAATTACCATGAGACCATAGCTTCACTATGGAGGTATTGCCGTTTTGAAGTAGGTCCACTGTAGAAAGCTATTAAACTGCTGATGCCCGTATGGGATCATGGTAAAAAAAGGG
Coding sequences within:
- the LOC131233313 gene encoding uncharacterized protein LOC131233313; this translates as MKEEHCPHPHHQHPRRLLHLIFSPKLFTKATVYILLLTLSYAFGFFSASTALTKPSPDFKTPRRPDNSDSLNPNHDLFRFNTRCADPVPSKFVRQTILDRVYNGTSPFDGFPPPHAAPLLREKRIKGWGSTGAVFENLIRKVQPRTIVEVGTFLGASAIHMAELTRRLGLKTQILCVDDFRGWPGFRGRFRDLKMVNGDVTLMYQFMQNVAHVNATEIVLHVPHSSASALAKMCEWGVYADLIEVDAGHYFHSAWADINRAYAILRPGGVLFGHDYFTAEDNRGVRRAVNLFAKAKGLRVEIDGEHWVIASR